In Acanthopagrus latus isolate v.2019 chromosome 16, fAcaLat1.1, whole genome shotgun sequence, one DNA window encodes the following:
- the LOC119034250 gene encoding alcohol dehydrogenase 1, whose protein sequence is MATAGKVIKCKAAVAWEPNKPLVIEEIEVAPPQANELRIKIVATGVCHTDLYHLFEGMHKDGFPAVLGHEGAGIVESVGPGVTEFHPGDKVIPLFISQCRECRFCTSPKTNQCVKGWAAENPSAMACVDSRFTCKGKKVLQFMGTSTFSEYTVMNQISVAKIDPAAPLDKVCLLGCGVCTGYGAAVNTAKVEPGSTCAVFGLGAVGLAAVMGCKNAGAKRIIAVDINPDKFERAKVFGATEFVNPKDHDKPINQVLAEMTDGGVDFSLECVGNVEVMRRALESCVKGWGVSVLVGWTDLHDFAARPIQLIAGRTWKGSLFGGFKSKDGVPQMVKAYLDKKVKLDEFITHNMTLAQVNEAIELMKYGRCIRTVLSVGL, encoded by the exons ATGGCAACAGCTGGAAAA GTCATCAAGTGCAAGGCAGCGGTGGCCTGGGAGCCCAACAAGCCTCTGGTGATTGAGGAGATTGAGGTAGCCCCGCCCCAGGCCAACGAGCTCCGCATTAAG ATTGTGGCAACTGGGGTTTGCCACACGGACCTGTATCATCTGTTCGAGGGGATGCATAAAGATGGCTTCCCAGCAGTCCTCGGCCATGAGGGAGCTGGCATCGTAGAGAGCGTCGGGCCTGGAGTCACTGAATTTCATCCAG GAGACAAGGTGATTCCTTTGTTCATTTCCCAGTGTAGAGAATGCCGCTTCTGTACTAGTCCCAAGACCAACCAGTGTGTGAAAGGATG GGCTGCTGAAAATCCTAGTGCCATGGCATGTGTAGATTCCAGGTTCACCTGTAAGGGCAAGAAGGTGCTGCAGTTTATGGGAACCAGTACCTTCTCTGAGTACACCGTGATGAACCAGATATCTGTGGCTAAGATCGACCCTGCAGCCCCTCTGGACAAAGTCTGTCTCCTCGGGTGTGGAGTCTGCACAGGATATGGAGCAGCAGTCAATACTGCTaag GTGGAACCTGGCTCCACATGTGCTGTGTTTGGCCTGGGAGCAGTGGGTTTGGCTGCAGTCATGGGCTGCAAAAATGCAGGAGCCAAGAGGATTATTGCTGTTGACATCAATCCGGACAAGTTTGAGAGGGCCAAAGTGTTTGGAGCAACTGAATTTGTGAATCCCAAGGATCACGATAAACCCATCAACCAAGTGCTAGCTGAGATGACTGATGGAGGAGTGGACTTCTCCTTGGAATGTGTGGGGAATGTGGAAGTCATG CGCCGTGCCTTGGAGTCTTGTGTGAAAGGTTGGGGTGTCAGCGTGCTGGTGGGCTGGACAGACCTGCACGACTTTGCTGCCCGACCCATTCAGCTCATCGCTGGACGCACATGGAAGGGCTCCTTGTTTGGAG GATTTAAGAGCAAGGATGGTGTGCCCCAGATGGTGAAAGCCTACCTTGACAAGAAGGTGAAGCTGGATGAGTTCATCACTCATAACATGACCTTAGCCCAGGTCAATGAGGCCATTGAACTGATGAAATACGGCAGATG CATCCGGACTGTCCTGAGTGTTGGGCTTTAA